A part of Nitrospira sp. genomic DNA contains:
- a CDS encoding twin-arginine translocation signal domain-containing protein, whose product MFLSRRQFLKVSAGTVAAAAVADKVLALTALQPVIEVGNPLGDYPDRSWERVYHDQYRYDSSFTWVCSPNDTHACRVRAFVRNGVVMRVEQNYDHQTYEDLYGNRGTFAHNPRMCLKGFTFHRRVYGPYRLKGPLMRKGWKQWMDDGSPELTPETKRKYKFDSRFLDDMLRVSWDTAFTYAAKAMIIIATRYSGEAGARRLREQGYAPEMIEMMKGAGTRCFKHRAGMPVLGIIGKMGNTRMNGGINALLDTWIRKVSPEQAQGGRYWSNYTWHGDQNPSQPFWSGVQGSDIDLADMRFSKLNTSWGKNFVENKMPEAHWKLECIERGARVVVITPEYNPTAYRADYWMPLRPQSDGAIFLGAMKIIVDENMHDVDFLKQFTDAPILVRTDTLQYLDPRDVVADYKFPDFSKSYSGRIQSLKPEQVERLGGMMVWDHTKKQAVPLHREQVGWHYTNSGIDAALTGTYRVKLLNGREIDAMPVWQMYMVHFQDYDLDTVHQICRTPKDLLVRWARDSGTIKPAAIHNGEGVCHYFHMTANGRAAAMVLIITGNVGKFGTGQHTWAGNYKAGAWTATPWSGAGLAVHTGEDPFNITLDPNAHGKEIKTKSYYYGEEVGYWNHGDTALIVNTPKYGRKVFTGKTHMPTPSKFRWVVNVNVLNNAKHHYDMVRNVDPNIECLITQDIEMTSDVNHNDIAFACNSWMEFTYPEMTITVSNPWVQIWKGGIRPLYDTRNDLDTFAGVAAKLSDMTGDKRMKDYFAMVYANRVDVYAQRMLDASSTFYGYSADVMLKSEKGWMVMVRTYPRHPFWEETNESKPMWTRSGRYENYRVEPEAIEYGENFISHREGPEATPYLPNAIFTTNPYVRPDDYGIPITAQHHDDKTVRNIKLSWHEIMRHSNPLWEKGYQFYCVTPKTRHRVHSQWSVNDWVQIYESNFGDPYRMDKRTPGVGEHQIHINPQAAKDRGINDGDYVYVDGNPVDRPYRGWKPSDPYYKVARLMIRAKYNPAYPYHVTMAKHAPYVSTAKSVKGHETRPDGRAIAIDTGYQSNFRYGAQQSFTRNWLMPMHQTDSLPGKHAIAWKFKWGYQVDHHAINTVPKECLIRITKAEDGGIGARGPWEPVRTGFTPGQENEFMIKWLKGEHIKIKV is encoded by the coding sequence ATGTTCTTGTCACGTCGACAATTTTTGAAAGTCTCTGCTGGCACTGTTGCTGCCGCAGCCGTGGCGGACAAAGTCCTGGCATTGACGGCTCTCCAGCCGGTGATCGAAGTTGGCAACCCGCTGGGAGACTATCCGGATCGATCCTGGGAACGGGTCTATCATGATCAGTATCGCTACGATTCATCCTTCACATGGGTCTGCTCCCCCAATGATACGCATGCCTGTCGTGTGCGCGCCTTCGTTCGCAACGGAGTGGTCATGCGTGTGGAGCAGAATTATGACCACCAAACCTATGAAGACTTATACGGCAATCGTGGAACGTTTGCCCACAACCCACGGATGTGCCTAAAAGGGTTTACTTTCCATCGACGTGTGTATGGCCCGTATCGTTTGAAAGGGCCTTTGATGCGGAAGGGTTGGAAGCAGTGGATGGATGACGGTTCTCCCGAGCTGACTCCAGAAACCAAGCGCAAGTACAAGTTCGACAGTCGCTTCCTCGACGATATGCTTCGTGTCTCCTGGGATACGGCGTTTACCTATGCGGCGAAGGCGATGATCATCATTGCCACTCGGTACAGCGGTGAAGCTGGAGCGCGACGTCTTCGCGAGCAGGGGTATGCCCCGGAAATGATCGAGATGATGAAGGGCGCTGGTACCAGATGCTTTAAGCATCGTGCCGGAATGCCGGTCCTCGGTATTATCGGGAAGATGGGCAATACTCGGATGAACGGTGGAATCAATGCCTTGTTGGATACCTGGATCCGTAAGGTGAGTCCTGAGCAGGCACAGGGCGGTCGCTATTGGTCGAATTACACCTGGCACGGAGATCAAAATCCTTCCCAGCCGTTCTGGTCCGGCGTGCAGGGTTCGGACATTGACCTTGCAGATATGCGCTTCTCGAAGCTGAATACAAGTTGGGGGAAGAACTTCGTCGAGAACAAAATGCCGGAAGCGCACTGGAAGTTAGAGTGTATTGAGCGCGGCGCCCGTGTGGTTGTCATCACGCCAGAATACAATCCTACTGCCTACCGTGCCGATTATTGGATGCCTCTACGCCCACAGTCGGACGGTGCAATTTTCTTGGGCGCCATGAAAATCATCGTCGACGAAAACATGCATGACGTCGATTTCTTGAAGCAATTTACCGATGCTCCAATATTGGTGCGTACGGATACGTTGCAATACCTGGATCCGCGCGATGTTGTGGCGGATTACAAGTTCCCCGATTTTTCCAAGAGCTACTCTGGCCGCATCCAATCCTTGAAACCTGAGCAGGTTGAACGGCTCGGTGGAATGATGGTGTGGGACCATACGAAGAAGCAAGCCGTGCCGCTCCATCGGGAGCAAGTGGGATGGCACTATACGAACAGTGGTATCGATGCCGCGCTTACCGGCACCTATCGAGTCAAGCTGCTCAATGGCCGAGAAATTGATGCTATGCCGGTATGGCAGATGTACATGGTGCATTTCCAGGACTATGATCTGGACACAGTCCATCAGATCTGCCGCACACCGAAGGATCTCCTTGTGCGGTGGGCTCGTGACTCGGGCACCATTAAACCCGCTGCAATCCACAACGGTGAAGGTGTCTGTCACTATTTCCATATGACGGCGAACGGGCGCGCGGCTGCCATGGTGCTCATCATCACCGGCAATGTCGGCAAGTTTGGCACCGGGCAGCATACCTGGGCTGGCAACTACAAAGCGGGAGCGTGGACGGCAACGCCATGGTCGGGTGCCGGATTAGCCGTACACACGGGTGAGGATCCCTTCAATATTACGTTGGATCCGAATGCCCACGGAAAGGAAATTAAGACTAAATCATACTATTACGGCGAAGAAGTTGGTTATTGGAACCATGGGGACACGGCGTTGATCGTCAATACGCCAAAGTATGGGCGAAAGGTGTTTACCGGTAAGACCCATATGCCGACACCGAGCAAATTCCGTTGGGTAGTCAATGTCAACGTGCTGAACAATGCCAAGCACCATTACGACATGGTGCGTAACGTTGACCCGAATATCGAATGTCTGATTACGCAAGACATCGAAATGACGTCTGATGTCAATCACAACGATATCGCCTTTGCCTGTAACTCCTGGATGGAGTTCACCTATCCGGAAATGACGATTACGGTGTCCAATCCATGGGTTCAGATTTGGAAGGGCGGCATCAGGCCGCTGTACGATACCCGTAACGACTTGGATACCTTTGCGGGTGTTGCCGCCAAGCTATCGGACATGACTGGCGACAAGCGCATGAAGGACTATTTCGCCATGGTCTACGCGAACCGAGTCGACGTCTATGCCCAGCGCATGCTGGATGCATCGAGCACATTCTACGGGTATTCAGCCGACGTCATGCTGAAGTCGGAAAAAGGTTGGATGGTCATGGTCCGCACGTACCCACGGCATCCTTTCTGGGAAGAAACGAATGAGTCGAAACCGATGTGGACCCGTAGCGGACGATACGAAAACTACCGTGTCGAACCCGAGGCCATTGAGTACGGAGAAAACTTTATCTCCCATCGAGAAGGTCCGGAGGCCACACCGTATCTCCCGAATGCTATCTTCACGACGAACCCATATGTTCGGCCTGACGACTATGGCATTCCAATTACGGCACAACACCACGATGACAAAACGGTCCGGAATATCAAGTTGTCGTGGCATGAAATCATGCGTCATTCGAATCCTCTGTGGGAAAAAGGGTATCAGTTCTACTGCGTGACTCCAAAAACCCGCCACCGAGTCCACAGTCAATGGTCCGTGAACGACTGGGTACAGATCTACGAGTCCAACTTCGGTGATCCTTATCGTATGGATAAGCGGACGCCAGGGGTCGGCGAACACCAGATTCATATCAACCCTCAAGCCGCCAAAGATCGTGGGATCAACGATGGTGACTATGTGTATGTCGATGGGAACCCGGTAGACCGCCCCTACCGCGGATGGAAGCCGAGCGATCCTTACTACAAGGTGGCACGGCTGATGATTCGCGCCAAATATAACCCGGCCTATCCGTACCACGTGACCATGGCCAAGCATGCGCCATATGTTTCCACCGCGAAGTCCGTCAAGGGCCATGAGACTAGGCCGGATGGACGGGCGATCGCGATTGATACCGGATATCAATCTAATTTCCGGTACGGTGCCCAACAGTCGTTTACCAGGAATTGGTTGATGCCCATGCACCAGACCGATTCGTTGCCGGGCAAACACGCGATTGCCTGGAAATTCAAATGGGGGTATCAAGTCGATCACCATGCGATCAATACGGTGCCCAAGGAATGTCTCATCCGCATCACTAAGGCCGAAGACGGCGGAATCGGCGCCCGTGGTCCGTGGGAACCAGTTCGGACCGGGTTCACGCCAGGTCAAGAGAACGAGTTCATGATCAAATGGCTCAAGGGCGAACATATTAAGATTAAGGTGTAA
- a CDS encoding nitrate oxidoreductase subunit beta → MPEVYNWQLGRKMLYPYEERHPKWQFAFVFNINRCLACQTCSMADKSTWLFSKGQEYMWWNNVETKPYGGYPQFYDVKITQLIEQVNPGGQVWNVRVGRKHHAPYGVFEGMTIFDAGAKVGQAAIGYIPTDQEWRFVNIYEDTATSMRALVEGIDKTGFSRDEPWKMTGSSLPEHETFFFYLQRICNHCTYPGCLAACPRKAIYKRPEDGIVLIDQNRCRGYKKCVEQCPYKKPMYRGTTRVSEKCIACYPRIEGKDPLTGGEPMETRCMAACVGKIRMQSLMRIGEDGLWAEDRWHPLYYAIRVEQVALPLYPQWGTEPNGFYIPPRHSPRGYARQMFGPGVDNAIEKYLVPSRELLAVLQLWRASQQIVFRYDVIPGPKVFETQIHGKRFEMYNDTVLGFNKSGKEVARIQVEEPIYIRPAERVTWL, encoded by the coding sequence ATGCCTGAAGTCTATAATTGGCAGCTGGGACGTAAGATGTTGTATCCCTACGAGGAACGACATCCGAAGTGGCAGTTTGCCTTTGTCTTCAACATCAATAGGTGTTTGGCCTGTCAGACCTGCAGCATGGCCGATAAGTCGACCTGGCTCTTCTCGAAAGGCCAGGAATATATGTGGTGGAACAACGTGGAAACCAAGCCGTATGGCGGGTATCCACAGTTCTATGACGTGAAAATCACGCAGCTGATTGAGCAGGTCAATCCGGGTGGCCAAGTCTGGAACGTCCGCGTGGGGCGGAAACATCATGCCCCCTACGGCGTCTTTGAAGGGATGACCATTTTCGATGCGGGAGCCAAAGTGGGCCAGGCCGCCATCGGCTATATTCCAACGGACCAGGAATGGCGCTTCGTCAATATCTATGAAGACACTGCCACTTCAATGCGCGCCTTAGTCGAAGGCATTGACAAGACCGGCTTCTCGCGGGATGAACCCTGGAAAATGACCGGGAGCAGCCTCCCGGAACACGAGACCTTCTTCTTCTATCTCCAGCGTATTTGTAATCATTGCACCTATCCCGGCTGCTTGGCGGCCTGCCCTCGGAAGGCGATTTACAAGCGGCCAGAGGATGGCATCGTCCTCATCGATCAGAACCGGTGCCGGGGTTACAAGAAGTGTGTCGAGCAATGCCCCTATAAGAAGCCCATGTATCGGGGGACGACCCGCGTCAGTGAGAAGTGTATTGCTTGTTATCCGCGTATCGAAGGGAAAGACCCTCTGACAGGCGGCGAGCCGATGGAGACGCGCTGTATGGCAGCTTGTGTCGGAAAGATTCGCATGCAGAGCTTGATGAGGATCGGAGAGGACGGGCTGTGGGCGGAAGATCGGTGGCATCCGCTGTACTATGCGATCCGGGTGGAGCAAGTGGCGTTGCCGTTGTATCCGCAATGGGGAACTGAGCCCAATGGGTTCTATATCCCACCGCGGCATTCCCCACGGGGCTATGCCCGGCAGATGTTTGGTCCCGGCGTGGACAATGCCATTGAAAAATACTTGGTCCCCAGCCGCGAACTGTTGGCAGTGCTCCAGCTTTGGCGAGCCAGTCAGCAGATTGTGTTCCGCTACGATGTCATCCCTGGGCCAAAAGTATTTGAAACCCAGATCCACGGGAAGCGGTTCGAGATGTACAACGACACCGTCTTGGGCTTCAATAAGTCGGGGAAGGAAGTGGCCAGGATTCAGGTCGAAGAGCCGATCTATATCCGGCCAGCTGAGCGCGTAACCTGGCTATGA
- a CDS encoding MBL fold metallo-hydrolase, with the protein MKLSFHGAARSVTGSRHLVEVPGFRMLLDCGMFQGRRDEAVRKNRELGFDPKSLSAVLLSHAHIDHSGALPVLPRQGFSGKVYLTRASADLAGIMLEDSARVQENDCRYVNKQEKRRGRTCIQPLYDGNDVRKVVKQFEGARYGDQLKIAPRVVASFHDAGHILGSAAVRVKYTARGNSTTVLFSGDLGRSHMPILRDPEPPPACDILILESTYGDRLHEQAGEEMKKKAQDLIAHARLHKSKIIVPAFAVGRTQELVMRIKELVGEGRVDPIPIYIDSPLAGKATDVFKRHPECYDEETLKTFSSNNDVFASRYIHFVSSSEDSKRLNAMRGPCVIISSSGMCEGGRVIHHLKHAIQDEANVIVFVGFQAEHTLGRKLVEGWDVVPIFGVPTKRRAQIVKFNGLSAHADRNDLLAYVRAITPRPSTVFIVHGEEKQALSLGAAIQAEHPKIDVRIPHQNSTHEV; encoded by the coding sequence ATGAAACTCTCATTCCATGGCGCTGCCCGTTCTGTCACCGGAAGCAGACATCTAGTGGAAGTGCCAGGCTTTCGAATGTTGTTGGATTGCGGAATGTTTCAAGGCCGACGAGATGAGGCGGTACGGAAAAACCGAGAACTGGGCTTCGACCCAAAATCGCTCAGCGCCGTCCTGCTGTCACACGCGCATATCGACCATTCGGGCGCGCTGCCGGTGTTGCCGCGACAGGGCTTCTCCGGGAAAGTCTACCTTACCCGAGCATCAGCCGATCTCGCGGGCATCATGCTCGAAGATTCCGCCCGCGTGCAAGAAAACGACTGCCGGTACGTGAATAAACAAGAGAAGCGGCGCGGGAGAACCTGCATTCAGCCCTTATATGACGGCAACGACGTCAGGAAAGTAGTCAAGCAGTTTGAAGGGGCACGATACGGGGATCAGCTGAAGATTGCCCCGCGCGTGGTAGCGTCGTTTCATGATGCCGGGCATATCCTGGGATCGGCAGCCGTCCGCGTGAAGTATACGGCGCGCGGGAACAGCACCACCGTCTTGTTTAGTGGCGACCTAGGGCGGTCTCACATGCCGATCCTGCGTGATCCGGAGCCGCCGCCCGCCTGCGATATTCTCATTCTGGAATCCACCTACGGCGACCGTTTGCACGAACAGGCCGGCGAGGAGATGAAAAAGAAAGCCCAGGACCTAATCGCCCACGCGCGGCTACACAAAAGCAAGATCATCGTGCCTGCCTTCGCGGTGGGCCGCACCCAAGAGCTGGTAATGCGGATTAAGGAGCTGGTGGGTGAAGGGCGCGTCGACCCCATTCCCATCTATATCGATTCGCCCTTGGCTGGTAAGGCAACAGACGTCTTCAAGCGTCACCCGGAATGTTATGACGAGGAAACGCTGAAGACCTTTTCTTCAAATAACGACGTCTTCGCCTCGCGCTACATCCACTTCGTGTCATCATCCGAGGACAGCAAGCGGCTCAATGCTATGCGGGGCCCCTGTGTCATCATCTCTTCGTCGGGGATGTGCGAGGGCGGCCGGGTCATTCACCATCTGAAACATGCCATTCAGGATGAAGCGAACGTGATCGTGTTCGTCGGCTTTCAAGCCGAACATACACTTGGGCGCAAACTCGTCGAGGGCTGGGATGTCGTGCCAATCTTTGGGGTGCCGACGAAGCGACGCGCTCAGATCGTCAAGTTCAACGGCCTGTCGGCCCATGCCGATCGCAATGATCTGTTGGCCTATGTGCGAGCAATCACCCCACGACCCAGCACCGTCTTCATCGTGCACGGAGAGGAAAAACAAGCACTCTCATTGGGTGCTGCGATCCAGGCGGAACATCCAAAGATCGATGTGCGAATTCCTCATCAGAACAGCACACATGAGGTATAA
- a CDS encoding DUF502 domain-containing protein — translation MMIKAFSKTCMAGLIVLVPAWATFLILRTLFTTLDSLVGQYISDPLPGLGLLLLIVLLIVVGLIADHVIGQGLLARLEQRIEKIPLVQSIYLTLKGMTDVLNFRSRFGRSKVVAFPFPRDGCWALGFVMGTAPPAVQVEPAHTLFMVFVPTAIHPFTGFLAFIPEHALRAINLPVEDAMKMEFSAGFYRPPNGWLDASPSRLT, via the coding sequence GTGATGATCAAAGCCTTCTCGAAGACATGCATGGCGGGCCTCATCGTGCTGGTCCCCGCCTGGGCAACGTTCTTGATTCTCAGGACACTTTTTACGACACTCGACAGCTTGGTTGGACAGTACATATCAGATCCTCTCCCCGGCCTCGGACTGCTCCTCTTGATCGTCCTTCTTATTGTTGTCGGTCTCATCGCTGATCATGTCATCGGGCAAGGCTTGCTGGCGCGGCTTGAACAACGCATTGAAAAGATCCCTCTGGTACAGAGCATCTATCTGACATTAAAGGGAATGACCGACGTACTGAATTTTCGCTCTCGCTTCGGGCGCAGCAAAGTGGTTGCCTTTCCGTTTCCGCGCGACGGCTGTTGGGCGTTGGGATTTGTGATGGGCACGGCGCCTCCAGCCGTTCAAGTCGAGCCTGCCCACACCCTCTTCATGGTTTTCGTTCCCACCGCGATTCATCCCTTTACCGGCTTCCTGGCCTTCATCCCGGAACATGCACTACGGGCGATCAATCTTCCGGTCGAAGACGCGATGAAAATGGAGTTTTCCGCTGGGTTCTATAGACCACCAAACGGCTGGCTCGACGCGTCACCATCGCGTCTCACATGA
- a CDS encoding GNAT family N-acetyltransferase, whose product MASESIQIRPATRDDTDTIVEFNRAMALETENRRLDLPTLRQGIRAFLESPGYGSYIVAELSEDKSRKPIGQLMMTYEWSDWRNGVFWWIQSVYVAPERRGRGVFRAMYKHILAKAKTDPKVCGIRLYVERENRSAQTVYQRVGLAPSVYTVFEQDFILGPEAIQK is encoded by the coding sequence ATGGCGAGTGAGAGCATCCAGATCAGACCGGCGACCAGGGACGATACAGACACCATCGTCGAGTTCAATAGGGCGATGGCACTCGAAACAGAGAATCGCCGGCTCGATCTCCCAACATTGCGCCAGGGCATTCGAGCATTCTTAGAAAGCCCTGGCTATGGATCGTATATCGTGGCTGAACTTTCAGAAGACAAGAGCCGCAAGCCGATCGGCCAACTGATGATGACGTACGAATGGAGTGACTGGCGAAACGGGGTCTTTTGGTGGATTCAGAGCGTCTATGTCGCTCCAGAACGGCGTGGCAGGGGGGTATTTCGAGCTATGTACAAGCATATCTTGGCCAAGGCGAAAACCGATCCAAAAGTCTGCGGGATTAGGCTGTACGTGGAGCGAGAGAACCGCAGCGCTCAAACCGTGTATCAGCGTGTGGGGCTCGCGCCGTCCGTCTACACGGTATTCGAACAGGATTTCATTCTGGGGCCTGAGGCGATCCAGAAATAG
- a CDS encoding Trm112 family protein has protein sequence MSIDKELLAILCCPETKQAVSLAEESLIQKLNATIARGELKNAGKRPVSGELDGGLIRSDRKILYPIRDHIPVMLIEEGIPLDQID, from the coding sequence ATGAGTATTGATAAAGAACTCTTGGCAATCCTCTGTTGCCCGGAAACGAAACAAGCAGTGAGTCTGGCCGAAGAGTCTCTCATTCAGAAACTCAATGCTACAATTGCGCGCGGCGAATTGAAGAATGCAGGGAAGCGCCCCGTGTCTGGCGAGCTTGACGGTGGTTTGATTCGCTCTGATCGGAAGATTCTCTACCCCATCCGCGACCACATTCCGGTGATGCTGATTGAGGAAGGCATTCCACTTGACCAAATTGATTGA
- a CDS encoding P1 family peptidase, whose amino-acid sequence MRYKSLLVRSVGGERLTQLLLLSCIAILISGCLSTAAAESDQSRHRLRDLGIGIGSYQPGPLNAITDVAGVKVGHTTLIQGDGPLKPGQGPVRTGVTVVIPRDDVWHKKVAAGSFVLNGTGEMTGLSWVAESGFLEYPIALTNTLNIPRVANGVMSWMIKQYPAIGIEDDTLTPVVAECDDGRLNDIQGRHVSEQDVIAALDGASGGPVQEGTVGAGTGMVSYGFKGGIGTSSRKLSEKEGGYTIGVLVNANHGRRPELLIAGVPVGKLYEPPPQMSDVLSPGQSEGSIIVIIATDAPLDSRQLTRLAKRAALGLARTGSTARHSSGDFMLAFSTANVIPHYPAESTYQLTHLADTHLNPLISATVEATEEAILNALTMATTVTGRDGHRIEAIDLGRLHTLLSGSR is encoded by the coding sequence ATGAGGTATAAGTCTTTGCTGGTGAGATCAGTCGGCGGCGAGCGACTGACTCAGTTGCTTCTACTGTCCTGCATTGCCATCTTAATTTCTGGTTGCCTTTCCACGGCGGCTGCCGAATCGGATCAGAGCCGTCATCGTCTTCGAGATCTTGGCATCGGCATCGGGTCTTATCAGCCAGGCCCTCTGAATGCCATTACCGACGTGGCCGGCGTGAAAGTCGGTCACACGACCCTCATCCAAGGCGACGGGCCGCTCAAGCCAGGTCAGGGTCCAGTCCGTACCGGCGTGACGGTCGTGATTCCACGCGACGATGTGTGGCACAAGAAGGTGGCTGCCGGTTCCTTCGTCCTCAACGGCACGGGTGAAATGACCGGCCTCTCCTGGGTGGCGGAGTCGGGCTTTCTGGAGTATCCCATTGCACTCACGAATACGCTCAACATCCCGCGCGTGGCCAACGGTGTCATGAGCTGGATGATCAAACAATATCCGGCGATCGGCATCGAAGACGACACGCTCACGCCGGTGGTTGCCGAATGTGACGATGGACGATTGAACGATATCCAGGGCCGCCATGTGTCCGAGCAGGATGTCATCGCTGCGCTCGACGGGGCCAGCGGCGGTCCGGTGCAAGAGGGCACCGTCGGGGCCGGCACCGGGATGGTGTCCTATGGATTCAAGGGCGGCATCGGCACCTCGTCAAGAAAACTGTCCGAGAAAGAAGGCGGCTATACGATCGGTGTCTTGGTCAATGCGAACCATGGCCGCAGGCCGGAACTCCTCATCGCGGGTGTGCCGGTGGGCAAACTCTATGAGCCGCCGCCACAGATGTCTGATGTCCTCTCTCCGGGCCAGAGCGAAGGCTCCATCATCGTCATCATCGCCACCGATGCGCCACTCGACAGTCGACAACTCACACGACTCGCGAAGCGCGCCGCGCTGGGCCTTGCCCGCACCGGTTCCACCGCCCGGCACAGTAGCGGCGACTTCATGCTCGCCTTTTCAACGGCGAACGTCATTCCTCACTATCCAGCAGAATCCACATACCAGCTGACCCATCTCGCCGACACCCATCTGAATCCGCTCATCTCAGCGACAGTGGAGGCCACCGAAGAAGCGATCCTCAATGCCCTCACCATGGCCACCACCGTCACAGGCCGTGATGGGCATCGGATTGAGGCCATCGACCTGGGCCGCCTCCACACACTCCTGTCCGGTTCGCGATGA
- a CDS encoding TIGR00730 family Rossman fold protein gives MDQKTTDHPPQLDSDRVSSSYIPADKDTEFLQRDELRPIRIGLELLKPELIQKEEQIQSTIVVFGSARLQEPTAARQALKKAEEEADQAPNDLGCQRKVSIAKRQLDLAKYYDVAREFSRLVSSTCQIDGHCDYVIVTGGGPGIMEAANRGAADVNAKSIGLNITLPHEQYPNPYITPRLSFQFRYFAIRKMHFLIRAKALVAFPGGFGTLDELFETLTLLQTGKTQSVIVVLVGRAFWERLINWQFLVDCGLIVQADLGLFHYAETAQEAWDLISRHNGVPTI, from the coding sequence ATGGATCAGAAAACCACGGACCATCCACCGCAACTCGACAGTGACCGCGTATCCTCGTCCTATATCCCAGCTGATAAAGATACAGAGTTTCTCCAGCGGGATGAGCTTCGGCCCATTCGCATCGGTCTCGAACTGCTCAAGCCAGAACTCATTCAAAAGGAAGAACAGATCCAATCCACCATCGTCGTCTTTGGCAGTGCAAGATTGCAGGAGCCAACTGCTGCGAGGCAGGCACTGAAGAAGGCGGAGGAAGAAGCAGATCAGGCGCCGAACGACCTTGGCTGCCAACGCAAAGTCTCGATTGCCAAACGGCAGCTTGATCTCGCTAAGTATTATGATGTGGCCCGAGAATTTAGCCGCCTCGTCTCATCGACCTGCCAAATTGATGGCCACTGTGATTACGTGATCGTGACAGGCGGGGGTCCCGGCATCATGGAAGCAGCCAATCGTGGCGCGGCGGATGTGAACGCTAAATCGATCGGGTTAAATATTACCCTACCGCACGAGCAGTACCCGAATCCCTATATCACGCCAAGGCTGAGTTTTCAGTTCCGCTATTTCGCGATCAGAAAAATGCATTTCCTCATCCGAGCCAAGGCACTTGTCGCGTTTCCCGGAGGGTTCGGCACACTCGATGAGTTGTTCGAAACGCTCACCTTGCTCCAGACCGGGAAAACCCAGAGCGTCATCGTCGTGTTGGTCGGACGGGCCTTTTGGGAGCGGCTCATCAACTGGCAATTCCTGGTTGATTGCGGATTAATTGTACAGGCAGATCTGGGACTGTTTCACTACGCTGAAACGGCCCAGGAAGCCTGGGACCTCATCTCACGTCACAATGGAGTACCTACGATATGA